One window of the Litorilinea aerophila genome contains the following:
- a CDS encoding cupin domain-containing protein: MFSLSLDDIDLGETFWSNHDPSLRHRAAFVSYGDTGARDSAVILAELEPGFAVGRHTDSAEEVVIVLSGALQAEIGDETRRLAAGDLVLVPERMPHNFRNIGDGPARFLGFFAKAQIISTFDVPLMPGGQRVFRTDQMVTDPPIS; the protein is encoded by the coding sequence TTGTTCTCGCTCTCTCTTGACGACATAGACCTGGGGGAAACTTTCTGGTCGAACCACGACCCAAGCCTGCGCCATCGGGCGGCTTTTGTCTCCTACGGCGACACGGGGGCGCGAGACTCCGCCGTCATCCTGGCCGAGCTGGAGCCGGGCTTTGCGGTCGGCCGGCACACGGATAGCGCCGAAGAGGTGGTTATCGTCCTCTCTGGCGCCCTGCAGGCCGAAATCGGCGACGAGACCCGGCGACTGGCTGCCGGCGATCTTGTCCTGGTGCCGGAGAGGATGCCCCACAACTTCCGCAACATCGGCGACGGCCCGGCCCGCTTTCTGGGATTCTTTGCGAAGGCCCAGATCATCAGCACCTTCGATGTGCCGCTGATGCCCGGCGGCCAGCGCGTCTTTCGTACCGACCAGATGGTGACCGATCCGCCCATTTCCT